A window of the Phalacrocorax carbo chromosome 26, bPhaCar2.1, whole genome shotgun sequence genome harbors these coding sequences:
- the LOC135317586 gene encoding LOW QUALITY PROTEIN: histone H3-like centromeric protein A (The sequence of the model RefSeq protein was modified relative to this genomic sequence to represent the inferred CDS: deleted 1 base in 1 codon) codes for MPRPKPTAPPPPRAPPAAPPPAPPPPTPRRARRLRPGQRALQEIRRYQSSTRLLLRPAPFARLVREICLIFTRGVDYRWQRMALLALQEAAEAFAVRLLEDAYLCSLHARRVTLYPKDLQLARRLRGLEGGGI; via the exons ATGCCCCGCCCCAAGCCcaccgcccccccgccgccgcgcgcgCCCCCGGCCGCgccccccccggcgccgccgccgccaacgccgcgccgcgcccgca GGCTGCGGCCGGGCCAGCGGGCGCTCCAGGAGATCCGCCGGTACCAGAGCAGCACCCGCCTGCTGCTGCGCCCCGCCCCCTTCGCCCGCCTG GTGCGGGAGATCTGCCTGATCTTCACCCGG GGGGTCGACTATCGCTGGCAGCGCATGGCACTGCTGGCGCTGCAggag GCGGCGGAGGCGTTCGCCGTGCGCCTGCTGGAGGACGCGTACCTGTGCTCGCTGCACGCCCGCCGCGTCACCCTGTACCCCAAGGACCTGCAGCTGGCCCGGCGCCTGCGCGGCCTCGAGGGGGGCGGCATCTGa